AATCACATCGGACACGAATAAAGGAAAAATCATGATCACCCCTCAACAAGCGATTGAACGCCTCATCAGCAACAACGAGCTTTTCTACGATGAAATGACCGACCTCATGCGTCAAATCATGAGCGGCCAAGTTCCGCCCGAGCAAATCGCCGCCATTCTGACCGGCCTGCGGATTAAAGTAGAAACCGTTTCCGAGATTACCGCCGCAGCCAGCGTGATGCGCGAATTTGCCACCAAAGTGCCGCTGGAAAACGCCGACGACTTAGTCGATATTGTCGGCACGGGCGGCGACGGTGCCAAAACCTTCAATATTTCCACGACTTCTATGTTTGTCGCGGCTGCGGCAGGCGCGAAAGTCGCCAAACACGGCGGACGCTCCGTTTCTTCATCCAGCGGCGCAGCCGATGTCATGGAACAAATGGGCGCCAACCTCAATCTCAACCCCGAACAGGTCGCCCAAAGCATTCAGCAAACCGGCATCGGCTTTATGTTCGCGCCCAACCACCACAGCGCCATGCGCTATGTTGCCCCTGTCCGCCGTTCGCTCGGTTTCCGCAGCATCTTCAATATCTTGGGCCCGCTGACCAATCCTGCCGGCGCGGCAAACCAACTGTTGGGCGTGTTCCACATCGACTTGTGCGGCATTCTTTCCCGCGTATTGCAACAGCTTGGTTCCAAACATGTTTTGGTTGTGTGCGGCGAAGGCGGTTTGGATGAAATCACGCTGACCGGCAAAACCCGCGTTGCCGAACTGAAAGACGGCAAAATCACCGAATACGACATCAGCCCAGCCGATTTCGGCATGGAAATCCGCCGCAATTTGGACGAAATCAAAGTAGAAAACGCGCAAGAATCCCTGCAAAAAATGAACGAAGTGCTGAACGGCAAAGCCGGTGCCGCACGCGACATCGTCGTCCTCAATGCCGCCGCCGCGCTCTACGCAGGAAATGTGGTTGCTTCGCTGGCAGATGGCGTTAAAGCCGCACAAGAAGCCATCGACTCCGGCAAAGCCAAAGCTAAAAAAGACGAATTTATCGAATTTGGCAAACAATTTGCCTAATCTTTAAAA
Above is a genomic segment from Neisseria subflava containing:
- the trpD gene encoding anthranilate phosphoribosyltransferase, which produces MITPQQAIERLISNNELFYDEMTDLMRQIMSGQVPPEQIAAILTGLRIKVETVSEITAAASVMREFATKVPLENADDLVDIVGTGGDGAKTFNISTTSMFVAAAAGAKVAKHGGRSVSSSSGAADVMEQMGANLNLNPEQVAQSIQQTGIGFMFAPNHHSAMRYVAPVRRSLGFRSIFNILGPLTNPAGAANQLLGVFHIDLCGILSRVLQQLGSKHVLVVCGEGGLDEITLTGKTRVAELKDGKITEYDISPADFGMEIRRNLDEIKVENAQESLQKMNEVLNGKAGAARDIVVLNAAAALYAGNVVASLADGVKAAQEAIDSGKAKAKKDEFIEFGKQFA